CATAATTGCCGAGCCGTGCATCGGCGTGAAGGACAAGGCCTGCGTGGAGGTCTGCCCGGTTGACTGCATCTACGAGGGGGAGACGATGCTCTACATCCACCCCGAGGAGTGCATCGACTGCGGCGCCTGCGAGCCGGTCTGCCCGGTCAAGGCGATCTTCGCCGAGGACGAGACCCCCGACCAGTGGAAGAACTTCATCGAGCTCAACAAGCAGTTCTTCAAGGACAACCCGGGGGTTCAGCCGGCCACCAAGAAGTAATCCGCGGGCCGCATCCCGCCTCGCCAGCGCCTCCGAGCGCCTGACAGCTCCAGGGGCGTCACCGTCGGGTGACGCCCCTTTTTATTTCCCGGGAATTCCCGGCGGCGCCCGATGATCGCCCCCCTGGCCCGCCTGCTCGGCCGTCCTTACCGCTACCGCGAGCTCGAAGTGCTCCACGAGATC
The DNA window shown above is from Candidatus Methylomirabilota bacterium and carries:
- the fdxA gene encoding ferredoxin, giving the protein MIAEPCIGVKDKACVEVCPVDCIYEGETMLYIHPEECIDCGACEPVCPVKAIFAEDETPDQWKNFIELNKQFFKDNPGVQPATKK